Sequence from the [Bacteroides] pectinophilus genome:
CGGCGTATTAGCCTGTACAAATACTCTGTTCCACTGATACGTGCCGCCCACATTGTCGCTGAGCTGCTGTTCCTCAAGCATTACTGCCGAGAATGTTCCGCCGCCATCAAATGTTGCATACAGTGTCGTTGCCATATCAGAATCATACTTGTAAGTGATGAATCCCGTTGATGTACTAATGAACTTTGCACCCACTATTGCTTTTGCAATAGGTGTCGTGCCGACAAGCCTCCAGTTCTCACCGCCATCTGTCGTCTTATATATCTGTGAGCCCTGCATATTCTGGCTCTTTGAATAACCTGCAACAATCACACCGTCATTATCTGACAGCATATTAATATACGCAAAGCTGACATCTGTAAGTTCTGCCACCTGTGAACTTGTCCAGTGCTCTCCCTTATCCTTTGTAAATATAACCGTAAGCGGAACTGATTTTCCTCCTATTGCCACACCACCATACAGGAACGCTGCATTCTGCGAATCAATCACATATATCCCCTCATCAACCGCCTTTTTGGAAGCCTCGCTGCTGTCATCCTTATTAGAATAACTGTGAAGAAGATATGCCGACTCAGCAGGAACCGTTGTCCACTTTTCTCCGCCGTCGAATGTTACCTGCACCTTATCGTCAACAAGCTGATACCTGTAAAGATTAGAGCTGTCCTTTGTACTCTGCTGCAATGCCGCCTGGTCCGTAACATATGTCTTAATTCCATATTCTTCAGGCATCTGTACTGATGCCGCAGATATTCTTGCAGTTCCGTCATACATATCTTCTATATTCAGGCGCACGACCCACTCACATATCATCCTGCCGTTAGAGACATAGCCTTTCCACGAGTCAAAGTAGTCGCTTTCCTTATTGTAAGCCTCCGCCGTGAATCCAATAATTACAGTATTATCATTACTGTTAATTACATTAATATCATTAACAGAAGCATTTTTTACAGCCTTGACACTTGGAACAAACCTGCCCTGCATCTGGTTAAGATATGCCGTCATCCATATACGTGACACATCAAGCAGCGACAGCGAATCTATCCAGTCATCACTTTCTTTTGCCGCAACAGCACCCGGCTGCACATCGCTGCCGCCGGCATCATCTATAACATTAAGATCCTTATCTATTCTTATTCCAAATGTATATTGTGACTTTATCTGCGTATCATTCTGATGAATCCTTCCATATTCATAATATGTAATCAATGCAACAACAGCTATAAAGCCGGCTGCCGCCAGTATTCTGATTCCATATCTGCTAATGAATCCTTTCATAAGCTTCATCTCTCCATTCAAAACGTGTAATCAAATAATACTTAGTTAAAGTCTTCTCTCCTTGCAAATACAAGTTCTCTTACGATAGCCTGATATCCCTTGTAATTCCATATTATGTACAAAGAAGCTGACGCCAGTACTGCCGCCGTAACAAGCACAGGAACACTTGTAACACCATTCCACGACTCAGCAATCCTGCGGTATGCATACGGACAGGCATACGCAATTATTATGGCAACCGATATGACAACTCCGTCATACAGAGCCTTCTTATTATGAATCCTCTTAAGATACATATACACAGTAAGCCCAAAGACCTCACCAACAGGTCTGAAAAGTGCCGTAATCACTGACAGCATAAATGCCTGTCCGGCTCCCACTCCCGCAAGCACAAGTGCAATTCCTCCAAATACCGCATCCATAACCATTCTGTAGACAATTCTTCCAAAATAGTATCTGGCTGCATTAACACCTGCCGTATTAAGCAGAAATGAATCATCCGGAGTCATTGTAAATATCGTCGTGTTGGTTATCGTTCCGCATACCGTTGACAGGATAAAGAATATATACACTATTGTCAATCCCTGCTGGCGCGCTATAAGCGGACATGACATTGCAAGTATCTTCCACGGAAGCCATGCCACCGCAAACACAAACGCAGTCTTTTTGGCAAGCTCCCATACAAGAAGCGCAAGCTGGACGAACACTTCAAGTACCGTCTTAAGTACATTGTCCTTGTGCGCATAAGGTTCATCCTTCATATGCTGCTTTATAAAATCAATTCTCAGCAGCATGTGTATCAGCATATTGCTGCCTTCCTGAAGCTTTATCACCCTGTCCGGAAACAAATCTCTAATTAATCTCATCATCATCTTCTCCTCCGGCAAGCAAGTCAATAACAGCCTGTCTTATCTCAGGTATCTCAAAACTCTCATCAGTTACTGCATTGAGTTCACCATTATTAAGGACAATAACATCTCCTGACAATGACCTTGCAACATCCACATTACCGCTTGTCACAATTATGATATGCTTATCTTTAAGTTCATCGATAATAGGCATCATATCATTAAAGAATTCCTCACTGCAATAATCAAATGGTGCATCGAGTGCTATTACATACGGCTTCTTTATCAGCACAACCGCCATCTG
This genomic interval carries:
- a CDS encoding glycoside hydrolase; its protein translation is MKGFISRYGIRILAAAGFIAVVALITYYEYGRIHQNDTQIKSQYTFGIRIDKDLNVIDDAGGSDVQPGAVAAKESDDWIDSLSLLDVSRIWMTAYLNQMQGRFVPSVKAVKNASVNDINVINSNDNTVIIGFTAEAYNKESDYFDSWKGYVSNGRMICEWVVRLNIEDMYDGTARISAASVQMPEEYGIKTYVTDQAALQQSTKDSSNLYRYQLVDDKVQVTFDGGEKWTTVPAESAYLLHSYSNKDDSSEASKKAVDEGIYVIDSQNAAFLYGGVAIGGKSVPLTVIFTKDKGEHWTSSQVAELTDVSFAYINMLSDNDGVIVAGYSKSQNMQGSQIYKTTDGGENWRLVGTTPIAKAIVGAKFISTSTGFITYKYDSDMATTLYATFDGGGTFSAVMLEEQQLSDNVGGTYQWNRVFVQANTPVQDSSGKLSLLVTQAAGSTYNNPTLAARYVSDDGGVTWKYIEQIDTKTSK